A single genomic interval of Sander lucioperca isolate FBNREF2018 chromosome 9, SLUC_FBN_1.2, whole genome shotgun sequence harbors:
- the LOC116043916 gene encoding tiggy-winkle hedgehog protein-like — translation MVLMRVMLSVSLCLLLTSVGSGCGPGKGYGKRRHPKKLTPLALKQFIPNVAEKTLGASGKYEGKITRNSDRFRDLTPSYNPDIIFKDEENTNADRLMTQRCKDKLNSLAISVMNQWPGVKLRVTEGWDEDGHHSEESLHYEGRAVDITTSDRDKSKYGMLSRLAVEAGFDWVYYESKAHIHCSVKAENSVAVKSGGCFPGSSIVILSDGRTKPLKELQVGDKVLAADQQGNLVPSDFLMFMDQDQQIMREFHVLETEEPRCRLTLTAAHLVFVMSNNNSTNSSDIRAVFSSNVKIGQWLLVVGNDRPDHLIPARVTRIRVEKYRGSYAPVTSHGTIIVDWVLASCYAVVEDHDLAHWVFVPVRLWRSFLSLVGMVKELSSVYQTEGVHWYPELLYHVGSWVLDSSSFHPQTAL, via the exons ATGGTCCTGATGAGAGTGATGCTGTCGGTGTCCCTCTGCCTGCTGCTGACGTCCGTTGGCTCGGGCTGCGGACCGGGCAAGGGATACGGGAAGCGGAGGCACCCCAAGAAGCTGACACCGCTGGCGCTGAAACAGTTCATCCCCAACGTGGCGGAGAAAACCCTGGGGGCCAGCGGCAAGTACGAAGGCAAGATCACGCGCAACTCGGACAGGTTCAGGGACCTGACTCCCAGTTACAACCCCGATATTATTTTTAAGGATGAGGAAAACACCAACGCAGACCGACTCATGACACAA AGGTGTAAGGACAAACTGAACTCTTTGGCTATTTCAGTCATGAATCAGTGGCCCGGGGTTAAACTTCGAGTCACAGAGGGCTGGGATGAGGATGGCCATCATTCTGAGGAGTCCCTGCACTATGAGGGCAGAGCGGTGGACATCACCACCTCAGACCGGGACAAGAGCAAGTACGGCATGCTGTCCAGGCTGGCTGTGGAGGCGGGCTTCGACTGGGTATACTATGAGTCCAAAGCCCACATCCACTGCTCTGTGAAAGCAG AAAACTCTGTGGCAGTTAAGTCTGGAGGTTGCTTCCCTGGTTCGTCCATCGTGATCCTGTCAGATGGAAGGACTAAACCATTGAAGGAGCTCCAGGTGGGGGACAAGGTGCTGGCCGCTGACCAACAAGGAAATCTTGTTCCTAGTGACTTTCTAATGTTTATGGACCAGGACCAGCAGATTATGAGAGAGTTCCACGTCCTGGAGACTGAAGAGCCACGCTGCAGACTGACACTGACTGCAGCTCACCTAGTCTTTGTTAtgagcaacaacaacagcaccAACAGCAGCGACATTAGGGCCGTGTTCTCCAGTAATGTAAAAATAGGACAGTGGCTTCTTGTTGTTGGGAATGACCGTCCGGACCACCTCATCCCTGCAAGAGTGACAAGAATTCGTGTGGAGAAATATCGAGGGTCTTATGCACCCGTAACATCTCACGGAACCATCATAGTTGACTGGGTTTTGGCATCTTGCTATGCGGTCGTTGAGGATCATGACCTTGCACACTGGGTTTTTGTGCCAGTCCGACTGTGGCGCTCGTTCCTGTCCCTGGTCGGGATGGTGAAAGAGCTCAGCAGTGTGTACCAAACGGAGGGCGTCCACTGGTACCCAGAGCTTCTCTACCATGTGGGAAGTTGGGTTCTGGACAGCAGCTCTTTTCACCCACAAACAGCTCTTTAA